The Desulfurellaceae bacterium genome contains the following window.
GCGCCCTGTACTACCGCGAGAAAACCGGTCGCGGCCAGTATATCGACCTGTCCCTGCTGGAGTGCCTGTTTCATCTGCACGACACGGCCGTGCAGTTCTACACCCTGAGCGACGGCAAGGAGAACCCGACCCGCTTTGGCTCGCACCACTACGCGGTCGCCCCGTGCGGTATCTTCAAGGCCAGCGACGGCTATGTCGTCATCGTCGTCCTGGAACACCAGTGGAAGACCTTTGTGAAAGCCGTGGGCAAACCCGAATGGCTGGACGACCCCCGCTTTGACACCAACCAGCACCGGGCCGAAAACCGCTTTGCCCTGGTCGAGTTGCTCGAACACTGGCTGCAATCCTTCCCGACCCGCGACGAGCCCTTGGCGATCCTGGACAAGGTGCGGATTCTGAGCGCCCCGGTCCTGGATATCGGCCAGATCATCAACCATCCGCACATGAAGGCCCGCGGCGCCATGCAAGAGGTGGCCCACCCCGGCATGGGTCCCATCGGCATTCCCAAGACGCCGATCCATTACTCCGACACCCGGGTCGAGATCCGGCGTCCGGCCCCATTGCTGGGCCAGCACAACGCGGATGTCCTGGAACGCTACCTGGGCTATTCGGCCCAACAGGTCACAGAACTGACCGACAGCGGCGTATTGGTCCAGGAGGCGCTGGTCGCCGAGATGCGCCAGCGCGGCGAGATTCCGTAAACCCCAAACCCGATGGAACCACTTGAGAGGAGGACTTTAACTCATGTCAGCACCCAATCCCTTTTTGGCGGACAACTTCGCCCCGGTCCGAGAAGAAACCCAGCTTGAAGACCTGCGCGTCATCGGCGAGCTGCCGCGCGACATGAACGGCATGTTCGTGCGCGTCGGCCCCAACCCCCAGTTCGAGCCGATCGGCACCTACCACTGGTTCGACGGCGACGGCATGCTGCACGGGGTGCGGGTCCAGGACGGCAAGGCCTCGTACCGCAACCGCTACGTCCAGACCAAAGGCTTTGAGATCGAGCGCCAGCGCGGCCGGGCTATCTGGTCGGGCCTGATGGAACCGCCGCAGTTCGACAACCCGGACGGCCCGTTCAAAAACGCGGCCAATACGGCCCTGGTGTGGCACGACGGGCGGCTGCTGGCGCTGTGGGAGGGCGGCGAGCCGCACCACATCCGTGTTCCCGGCCTGGAGACGGTCGGGCCCTACGACTATGGGAGCAAACTCACCAGCGCGTTTACCGCCCATCCCAAAGTCGACGCGGTAACGGGCGAGATGATGTTTTTTGGCTATGCGCCGATGCCGCCCTACCTCCAGTACAGCGTGGTGGCCGCCTCGGGCGAGCTGCTGCGGACCGTGCCGATTGATATCCCGGCCGGGGTGATGATCCACGACTGTGCGGTGACCGAACACTACACCCTGCTGCTCGACCTGCCGGTTACCTTCGACCTCCAGGCCATGACCAGCGGCGGACCGGTCCTGAACTGGAATCCCGACAACGGGGCGCGGATCGGGGTGATTCCCCGCCACGGCAGCAACGACGAGGTGCGCTGGTTCGAGATTCCGCCCTGCTATGTTTTTCATACCACCAACGCCTATG
Protein-coding sequences here:
- a CDS encoding CoA transferase, whose product is MSHSDKPSVLEGVRVLDFGQYIAAPVVTRMMADMGAEIIKVELAPTGDNSRFYPYFRAGQSGGYIQHNRGKLSLCLDIKKPEGVRIVKELVPKVDVVIENFSPGTLGRYGLGYDDLKALNTRLIMCSISGFGQDGPLAHKPGVDTLAQAMSGLLHLTGDPDKAPTYVGLFIADENAGVHGLASVCGALYYREKTGRGQYIDLSLLECLFHLHDTAVQFYTLSDGKENPTRFGSHHYAVAPCGIFKASDGYVVIVVLEHQWKTFVKAVGKPEWLDDPRFDTNQHRAENRFALVELLEHWLQSFPTRDEPLAILDKVRILSAPVLDIGQIINHPHMKARGAMQEVAHPGMGPIGIPKTPIHYSDTRVEIRRPAPLLGQHNADVLERYLGYSAQQVTELTDSGVLVQEALVAEMRQRGEIP
- a CDS encoding carotenoid oxygenase family protein, whose protein sequence is MSAPNPFLADNFAPVREETQLEDLRVIGELPRDMNGMFVRVGPNPQFEPIGTYHWFDGDGMLHGVRVQDGKASYRNRYVQTKGFEIERQRGRAIWSGLMEPPQFDNPDGPFKNAANTALVWHDGRLLALWEGGEPHHIRVPGLETVGPYDYGSKLTSAFTAHPKVDAVTGEMMFFGYAPMPPYLQYSVVAASGELLRTVPIDIPAGVMIHDCAVTEHYTLLLDLPVTFDLQAMTSGGPVLNWNPDNGARIGVIPRHGSNDEVRWFEIPPCYVFHTTNAYEADDEVVLIACRVNSTSVLMDDGQSPPAEQEDQAPRLHRWRFNLKTGAVSEEGLDDVPSEFPRINESLTGRPHRYSYAARVPTGVTMPLFDGFQKYDHQTGRVESHPHGPQRYGGEGVFVPRDGASAEDDGWLVTYVYDQTERAAEMVVVN